From the Xylocopa sonorina isolate GNS202 chromosome 9, iyXylSono1_principal, whole genome shotgun sequence genome, the window AAGAACGCCTTATGATTAATGATTGTCCTTTCTGTACAACTTGCTGCGCTACAACTACCTATACAATTATCTATATACACATATTGTAGCTGCTGTAGTATGTACAAAATGTCATATTCGTTAAATTTGAATAGATTTGAATATTAAAATTGTTGTGCGAGTTATGAATTATTGAAAAATGTTTGAAAATCTCACTAACGTTTGTAAAATAAGCACAAAAGCATAAAATTATTTTGAAATCGTACTTTCTTATGAATTTGGTATTAGGGCAAAAGTAAAGGGGTTATGTTACTTGATGGTGGTcgtacaaaaataaaagaacatTTACAAATATGCATAAACACTAAAGTGAATAAGTCGAATAGGTATGATAAGAGTTGGAACAATGTTTGATAATCGTGAAATTGGAAAACGAATACGACGTTTAATCGATGGAAATTACTCGTATCGCAAGATATTGATATTGCTTGTTGTATGTGGTGGTACACTCCTGTATTTTGGCCCATCTTTTGTACAGTGGCTTTTTTCTTCCACTAGAGAATCAACAGAAGGTAATAAAAGTTAATTTCAATAAACAATTTCTGTATAATACCTTTTTTCTGTTGATAATTTCAATTTCATATGGACAAGTTGAACAGTCACAATAGGTTATACACCTGTAAagaatttgtataattttaccacaacaaatttatttttttttctagcATTTGAAGATCATTGCATGAATGAAAGGTTGGCTGCCTTTCATATAGATATCGGAGAATATAATGCTAACGTCCTTCATAATCCACCAAAAGAAACGGAACATCGTTACTTGCCTTATATTGGCAATGGAGTTTTTGGAATTGCTATTTTACCCGAAGCTGTACTGTACATAAAACATGGACGAGGACTAACGTTGCCTATTCCATGGCAACCATTAATTTCTCATTCCTTGTTAAAAAGCAATTTCTATCGAGAAGCTACAGTGACCCACTATACAAATGGAATTGTTCACCATTATCAGTGCCTCAGAGAAGGATATTATATAGAGTTTCAGTACTATGCTCATAGAGTATTCGATGCAATATTGGTACAAGATGTAAAAGTAACTAATCCACTTTCATTTTCTCAAACTGTACCACTGAAACCACAAATTTCTATACATTGGAGTAATTCCAGAACAGAAACAATCAAGTACTTATTTAACTTTACAAATTCTATAAGAAACTATGATTTTGATTATACTAACATAAAAGTATGATAGTGGCTACCCAATAAGAAAGAATGGTACTACACTGAGCTATTTTCCATTGAATAGCTGCATCATGCATTTATGCTAGTAAACTTAGAACCAGAATATAGATACTATTTTCATAATTATATTTATGTTATGTTCAGAATTCAAGTAGATGATTTTACTGATGAGTATAACTTAATTTCTGGCTTCGTGCCATTATCTAACTCAAATAAAATTGTGGCAATATCAATACTTTATGAAGTGCCACCAAGAGCATTACAAATTAAGGcaagaagttctatgaaattaaAATTCTTAACAAGTATACAATACAGTGAGCCTACGCTTATGGAAGAATACCATAGTCACTATGAATTAACAAAGAAGAAAGCTATAGAGGTCCTTATGAAAATTTCTTATGTTTGTCCATGTCCATTGATTTGATGCATATTATAATTTCGTGTAATTTGTTATAGGCAATGAAAAAAGCAATCAGTATTCAACACCAAACTTTAAAAGATGATCATATTAACCTTTGGCAAAGTTATTGGTATACAGGTCTTCGAATAAGTGATTCCAAAGCCGAGGGAGCACTTAATGGTCATAAAATAAA encodes:
- the LOC143426999 gene encoding uncharacterized protein KIAA2013 homolog, coding for MIRVGTMFDNREIGKRIRRLIDGNYSYRKILILLVVCGGTLLYFGPSFVQWLFSSTRESTEAFEDHCMNERLAAFHIDIGEYNANVLHNPPKETEHRYLPYIGNGVFGIAILPEAVLYIKHGRGLTLPIPWQPLISHSLLKSNFYREATVTHYTNGIVHHYQCLREGYYIEFQYYAHRVFDAILVQDVKVTNPLSFSQTVPLKPQISIHWSNSRTETIKIQVDDFTDEYNLISGFVPLSNSNKIVAISILYEVPPRALQIKARSSMKLKFLTSIQYSEPTLMEEYHSHYELTKKKAIEAMKKAISIQHQTLKDDHINLWQSYWYTGLRISDSKAEGALNGHKINSTTYYVLSQVPVGVPDIEKNLAMNEGCYRGHHTLDAPRLWKDTSTINAVNSVVEAWLITLEKQGCHHLTTGDPAAVQQAIVLSLGSLRFSNQHLEFNIDPQYLHRDYLFRRISYGNVTHLNISVTVGEDNRAILRVALDKSDSVYFGCDAGCLDAPVSLSQSYTNIPVKLTKPLTAILYVTSDYQHMQDLRNALHVHAIDDAPAHDHLVMALHKHGHQLGGLPTLFWISICFLIIVFHLFLCKLVINEYHGHQDKQKVRYSKL